From Pseudomonas sp. G.S.17, the proteins below share one genomic window:
- the pmbA gene encoding metalloprotease PmbA — translation MSASQSVGPQALPALQEQVEQIIAEAKRQGASACEVAVSLEQGLSTSVRQREVETVEFNRDQGFGITLYVGQRKGSASTSASGADAIRETVAAALAIAKHTSEDESSGLADAALMAKEQMDFDLYHAWDITPEQAIEKALLCEAAAFDADSRIRNADGTTLSTHQGCRVYGNSHGFIGGYASTRHSLSCVMIAEGEGQMQRDYWYDVSRQGELLADAQSIGRKAAERAASRLGARPVPTCEVPVLFSAELAGGLFGSFLAAISGGNLYRKSSFLEGAMGQRLFPEWMTIDERPHLMRAMGSSAFDGDGLATYAKPFVEGGELVSYILSTYSGRKLNLPSTANAGGVHNLFVTHGSEDQAALVRRMGRGLLVTELMGSGLNMVTGDYSRGAAGFWVENGEIQFPVQEVTIAGNMRDMFKQIVAVGNDLELRSNIRTGSVLIEKMTVAGS, via the coding sequence ATGAGTGCATCACAAAGCGTTGGCCCACAGGCCTTGCCCGCACTGCAGGAACAAGTGGAACAAATCATTGCCGAAGCCAAGCGTCAGGGCGCCAGCGCCTGCGAAGTAGCGGTATCGCTGGAGCAGGGCCTGTCGACCTCGGTTCGCCAGCGGGAAGTCGAAACAGTCGAGTTCAATCGCGACCAGGGTTTCGGCATTACCTTGTACGTCGGCCAGCGCAAAGGCTCGGCCAGCACCTCGGCCAGCGGCGCGGACGCCATTCGCGAAACCGTCGCGGCGGCGCTGGCGATTGCCAAGCACACCTCTGAAGATGAAAGCTCGGGCCTGGCTGATGCTGCGTTGATGGCCAAGGAGCAGATGGATTTCGATCTGTATCACGCCTGGGACATCACCCCGGAGCAGGCCATCGAAAAAGCCCTGCTGTGTGAAGCGGCTGCGTTCGATGCCGACAGCCGGATCAGAAATGCCGATGGCACCACGCTCAGCACGCATCAGGGCTGCCGTGTCTACGGCAACAGCCATGGGTTCATCGGTGGTTACGCGTCGACCCGGCACAGCCTGAGCTGCGTGATGATCGCTGAAGGCGAAGGCCAGATGCAGCGTGATTACTGGTACGACGTGAGCCGCCAGGGCGAACTGCTCGCCGACGCCCAAAGCATCGGCCGCAAAGCCGCAGAGCGTGCAGCAAGCCGTCTGGGCGCGCGGCCGGTGCCGACCTGTGAAGTGCCGGTGCTGTTTTCCGCAGAATTGGCCGGTGGTCTGTTCGGCAGTTTCCTCGCGGCAATTTCCGGCGGCAACCTGTACCGCAAGTCTTCCTTCCTCGAAGGCGCCATGGGCCAGCGGTTGTTCCCGGAATGGATGACCATCGATGAGCGTCCGCACTTGATGCGCGCCATGGGCAGTTCGGCCTTTGACGGGGACGGTCTGGCGACGTACGCCAAGCCTTTCGTCGAAGGCGGCGAGCTGGTTTCCTACATCCTCAGCACCTATTCGGGCCGTAAGCTGAACCTGCCAAGCACCGCCAACGCTGGCGGCGTGCACAACCTGTTCGTCACCCACGGCAGCGAAGATCAGGCAGCGCTGGTGCGTCGCATGGGGCGCGGCCTGCTGGTCACTGAGCTGATGGGCAGCGGCTTGAACATGGTTACTGGTGACTATTCTCGTGGCGCGGCGGGTTTCTGGGTCGAGAACGGCGAAATCCAGTTCCCGGTCCAGGAAGTCACGATTGCCGGCAACATGCGCGACATGTTCAAACAGATCGTCGCGGTCGGTAACGACCTGGAGCTGCGCAGCAACATCCGCACCGGTTCGGTATTGATCGAAAAAATGACGGTTGCGGGTAGCTGA
- the yjgA gene encoding ribosome biogenesis factor YjgA — protein sequence MVDSYDDSLDGEKSKTQVKRELHALVDLGERLTTLKPDLLAKLPLTDALRKALADAPKHTANIARKRHIMFIGKLMRDQDQDAILVLLDQLDASTRQYNERFHGLERWRDRLIAGDDAVLEKFVSEYPDADRQQLRSLIRQAQHELAQNKPPASSRKIFKYIRELDETLRGLR from the coding sequence ATGGTTGATTCTTACGACGACTCCCTCGACGGGGAGAAAAGCAAAACTCAGGTCAAACGCGAGCTGCATGCTCTGGTTGATCTCGGCGAACGCCTGACGACGCTCAAGCCTGACTTGCTGGCCAAGCTGCCGTTGACCGACGCCTTGCGCAAGGCCCTGGCCGATGCGCCCAAGCACACGGCCAACATTGCGCGAAAACGGCACATCATGTTCATCGGCAAGCTGATGCGCGATCAGGATCAGGACGCCATTCTGGTGTTGCTTGATCAACTCGATGCCTCCACTCGCCAATACAACGAACGTTTTCATGGTCTGGAACGCTGGCGTGATCGCTTGATCGCGGGCGATGACGCCGTGCTGGAGAAGTTTGTCAGCGAATATCCGGATGCGGATCGCCAACAACTGCGTTCCTTGATTCGCCAGGCTCAACACGAGCTTGCGCAAAACAAGCCACCGGCCTCCAGCCGTAAAATCTTCAAGTACATTCGTGAACTGGATGAGACGCTGCGCGGCTTGCGCTAG
- the tldD gene encoding metalloprotease TldD, whose amino-acid sequence MSDLSSVSEHLLAPGGVTLDSLQSVLGELAGPGIDAADLYFQGQISESWSLEDGIVKEGSFNLDQGVGVRAQSGEKTGFAYSNAITHEALSTAARAARSISRAGQNGTVQAFTTQDVAQLYAPDNPLEVMTRAEKVELLKRVDIATRALDTRIQQVTVSMAGVWERILVASTDGSLAADVRPLVRFNVSVIVEQNGRRERGGHGGGGRTDYRYFLSDDRAMGYAREALRQALVNLEAIPAPAGTLPVVLGSGWSGVLLHEAVGHGLEGDFNRKGSSAYSGRMGEMVASKLCTIVDDGTLAGRRGSLSIDDEGTPTECTTLIENGVLKGYMQDKLNARLMGVARTGNGRRESYAHLPMPRMTNTYMLAGQSDPQEIIASVKRGIYCANLGGGQVDITSGKFVFSTSEAYLIEDGKITAPVKGATLIGNGPEAMSKVSMVGNDLSLDSGVGTCGKDGQSVPVGVGQPTLKIDAITVGGTGG is encoded by the coding sequence ATGAGCGACTTGTCCTCAGTCAGCGAACACCTTCTGGCCCCCGGCGGCGTGACCCTCGACAGCCTTCAATCGGTGCTGGGCGAGCTGGCCGGCCCGGGTATCGACGCGGCTGACCTGTATTTCCAGGGTCAGATTTCCGAGTCCTGGTCGCTGGAAGACGGCATCGTCAAGGAAGGCAGTTTCAACCTCGATCAAGGCGTTGGTGTACGGGCGCAATCGGGTGAGAAAACCGGCTTCGCCTACAGCAACGCGATTACCCATGAAGCCTTGAGCACGGCGGCGCGCGCGGCGCGTTCGATTTCCCGTGCCGGCCAGAACGGCACCGTTCAGGCGTTCACGACCCAGGACGTTGCCCAGTTGTACGCGCCGGACAACCCGCTGGAAGTCATGACGCGCGCGGAGAAGGTCGAACTGCTCAAGCGTGTCGATATCGCTACCCGGGCTCTGGATACGCGTATCCAGCAGGTGACCGTGAGCATGGCCGGGGTTTGGGAACGCATTCTTGTAGCCTCCACCGATGGCAGTCTGGCCGCCGATGTACGCCCGCTGGTGCGCTTCAACGTCAGTGTGATCGTTGAGCAGAACGGCCGTCGCGAGCGCGGCGGGCATGGCGGCGGCGGGCGTACCGATTACCGTTATTTCCTCAGCGACGACCGCGCCATGGGTTACGCCCGTGAAGCGTTGCGTCAGGCGCTGGTCAACCTGGAAGCCATTCCGGCACCGGCCGGCACGTTGCCAGTGGTGTTGGGCTCCGGTTGGTCGGGCGTGTTGCTCCACGAAGCCGTGGGCCATGGTCTGGAAGGCGATTTCAACCGCAAGGGCAGTTCCGCGTACAGCGGGCGCATGGGTGAAATGGTCGCGTCCAAGCTGTGCACCATCGTTGATGACGGCACGCTGGCCGGTCGTCGTGGTTCGCTGAGCATCGATGACGAAGGTACGCCGACCGAATGCACCACGCTGATCGAAAACGGCGTCCTCAAGGGCTACATGCAAGACAAGCTCAATGCGCGGCTGATGGGCGTGGCGCGGACCGGTAACGGTCGCCGCGAATCCTATGCCCATCTGCCGATGCCACGCATGACCAACACCTACATGCTGGCCGGGCAGAGCGATCCGCAGGAAATCATTGCTTCGGTGAAGCGCGGGATTTATTGCGCCAACCTCGGCGGCGGCCAGGTCGACATCACCAGCGGCAAGTTCGTGTTCTCCACCAGCGAAGCGTATTTGATCGAAGACGGCAAGATCACTGCCCCGGTCAAAGGCGCGACCTTGATTGGTAACGGCCCGGAGGCGATGAGCAAGGTGTCGATGGTGGGTAATGACTTGTCGCTGGACAGCGGCGTCGGCACCTGCGGCAAAGATGGCCAGTCGGTTCCGGTAGGCGTGGGTCAGCCGACCCTGAAGATCGATGCGATCACGGTGGGCGGCACGGGCGGTTAA
- a CDS encoding carbon-nitrogen hydrolase family protein translates to MSFAVIQMVSQSDVLGNLDRARRLLEQAAASGARLAVLPENFAAMGRRDVADIGRAEAQGQGPILPWLKLAARDLKLWIVAGTLPLPPGDQPNGKVTACSLLIDEHGEQVARYDKLHLFDVDVADNRGRYRESDDYAHGNNVVVVDTPVGRLGLSVCYDLRFPELYSALREAGAELITAPSAFTAVTGAAHWDILVRARAIETQCYLLAAAQGGVHPGPRETYGHAAIVDPWGRVLAEQAQGEAVLLGERDIDEQASIRARMPVSSHRRFFSQDALRPVQTSE, encoded by the coding sequence ATGTCTTTTGCCGTGATTCAAATGGTCAGTCAGAGCGATGTCCTGGGCAATCTGGACCGAGCGCGCCGCTTGCTTGAGCAGGCTGCAGCCTCGGGCGCACGCCTGGCGGTATTGCCGGAAAACTTCGCTGCCATGGGTCGTCGCGACGTCGCCGATATCGGTCGCGCCGAGGCTCAAGGGCAAGGGCCGATCCTTCCGTGGTTGAAACTGGCCGCTCGCGACCTCAAGTTATGGATAGTTGCCGGCACTTTGCCGCTGCCACCCGGTGATCAGCCGAACGGCAAAGTCACCGCCTGCTCGCTGTTGATCGATGAGCACGGCGAACAGGTGGCGCGTTACGACAAGCTGCACCTGTTCGATGTGGACGTGGCGGACAACCGGGGCCGTTATCGTGAGTCGGATGACTATGCTCATGGCAATAACGTAGTGGTTGTCGACACGCCCGTGGGTCGGTTGGGTTTGAGCGTGTGTTACGACCTGCGCTTCCCTGAGCTGTACAGCGCCTTGCGTGAAGCAGGCGCCGAATTGATTACTGCACCGTCGGCCTTCACCGCCGTTACCGGTGCGGCGCATTGGGACATTCTTGTCCGGGCGCGGGCCATTGAAACCCAGTGTTATCTGCTGGCGGCCGCGCAAGGCGGGGTCCATCCGGGGCCTCGGGAAACTTATGGGCACGCCGCGATCGTCGACCCCTGGGGTCGAGTGCTGGCCGAGCAGGCGCAGGGTGAAGCCGTGCTGCTGGGCGAACGCGACATAGATGAACAGGCGTCCATACGGGCGCGGATGCCGGTGTCCAGTCACCGGCGCTTTTTTTCGCAGGACGCATTGCGGCCTGTGCAGACCTCGGAGTGA
- a CDS encoding YhdP family protein has product MERLTRIFATLTRWGLMLCALVLVLAALYVSVGRQLTPLISEYRAEVESKARAALGMPLAIGSLEGSWSGFAPIFVAHDVMLGEGTATVRLDQIRAVPDLWASLLAREVRIAHLEVNGLQVSLKQDQDGRWALQGLPVSNDKPFDPQQVLTQMQMVSRLSLLNSQITLQPFGQAPFTLTYVNLSLATGSYHQRLDARLTLPDGHPVALNLRSRIQASKWQEGEADVYLSLPQSEWAQWLPKTLTREWKVSTLKAGGEFWLSWGKGTVQSAVARINAPQVKAGYAERKASTINNLALNAWFKRNETGFDVTLGSLAMDLGAKRWESRVQLNQQVATADTEELWHVQADRLDLTPVTPLIDSLAPLPDKLMAVIDSLKVTGGLRNVLLDFRPQATGDKRLSFAANLDKVGFNAYHGAPAAGNVSGAISGDLGQGELRLASEDFMLHLDPIFAKPWTYPKANARLTWRLDEKAFTLIAPYIKVLGDEGKIAADFLIRIHLDNSQEDYMDLRVGMVDGDGSYTSKYLPAVLSPALDEWLRTAILAGKVDQGFFQYQGSLNKGAPDTARVISLFFKVRDATLAFQPGWPQLTGVNGKVYVENSGVRIKASKGQLLNTQVSNVLVNIPHVPAGQDSHLLVDGDFAGGLADGVKILQEAPIGTASTFAGWQGEGPLQGKLKLDIPLVKGQEPKIAVDFSTDGARLKLSDPVLELTRLKGDFRFDNAKGLSGKGVRAQAFDRPVTAEIAAEGKPGANITRVVASGQITVPKLTEWLGVTQALPVSGDLPYQLQLTLGNDSQLKINSSLKGVVIDLPAPFGKAADESRDSEFRMTLQGAERRYGLTYANLASLAFASPAGKLADGRGELFLGDGGAIVPDAKGLRVRGSLSELDVAPWQAVVERYAGNDPGGSAKQLVNNVDLQIGKLTAMGTTLDQASVQLKRSDTAWGLSLDSQLIKGSASIPDAKTAPIGIDLLYVRLPAADPNAAVIENAPDPLADVDPTKIPAMNIKITQVFQGEQLVGAWSLKTRPTATGIRFLDMDMGLKGMLLQGEGVWEGAPGSSSSWYKGRLDGKNLADVLKGWGFAPTVTSEDFELNVDGRWPGSPAWVALKRFSGSLDATLRSGQFVEVEGGAAALRVFGLLNFNSIGRRLRLDFSDLLGKGLSYDRVKGLLVSSDGVYVTRKPITLAGPSSNLELDGTLDMVKDRVDAKLLVTLPVTNNLPIAALIVGAPAIGGALFLVDKLLGDRVARFASVQYKVEGPWKEPKITFDKPFEKPQ; this is encoded by the coding sequence ATGGAGCGTCTGACACGTATTTTTGCCACCCTGACGCGTTGGGGGCTGATGCTGTGCGCGCTGGTTCTGGTGCTGGCGGCGCTGTACGTCAGCGTCGGTCGTCAGCTTACGCCGCTGATTTCCGAATACCGCGCTGAAGTCGAGAGCAAGGCGCGCGCCGCTTTGGGCATGCCCTTGGCAATCGGCAGCCTGGAAGGCAGCTGGAGTGGTTTTGCACCCATCTTCGTGGCTCACGATGTGATGCTGGGCGAAGGGACGGCCACGGTTCGCCTGGATCAGATCCGCGCGGTGCCTGATTTGTGGGCAAGCCTGCTGGCCCGGGAAGTGCGTATCGCGCATCTGGAGGTCAACGGCCTGCAAGTGAGCTTGAAGCAGGATCAGGACGGGCGCTGGGCGCTGCAGGGTTTGCCGGTCAGCAATGACAAGCCTTTCGATCCGCAACAGGTCCTGACCCAGATGCAGATGGTTTCGCGTCTGTCGCTGCTCAACAGTCAGATTACCCTGCAGCCGTTCGGCCAGGCGCCATTCACGCTGACTTACGTGAACCTCAGCCTCGCCACCGGCAGCTATCACCAGCGTCTCGATGCGCGGCTGACGTTGCCGGACGGGCACCCCGTGGCCCTGAACCTGCGTTCGCGCATCCAGGCCAGCAAATGGCAGGAAGGCGAGGCCGATGTGTATCTGAGCCTGCCGCAGAGCGAGTGGGCGCAATGGCTGCCGAAAACCCTGACCCGTGAGTGGAAAGTTTCCACGCTGAAGGCGGGCGGCGAATTCTGGCTGAGTTGGGGCAAAGGCACGGTCCAGAGTGCGGTGGCGCGGATCAACGCTCCGCAAGTCAAGGCGGGCTATGCCGAACGCAAGGCTTCGACGATCAACAATCTGGCCCTCAATGCCTGGTTCAAACGCAACGAAACAGGCTTTGACGTAACCCTGGGTTCCCTCGCCATGGACCTGGGCGCCAAGCGCTGGGAAAGCCGGGTTCAACTCAATCAGCAGGTCGCCACGGCCGACACCGAAGAGCTCTGGCATGTTCAGGCCGATCGTCTGGACCTGACGCCGGTCACGCCGTTGATTGATTCACTGGCACCGCTGCCGGACAAGCTGATGGCCGTCATCGACAGCCTCAAGGTCACCGGTGGCCTGCGCAACGTGTTGCTGGATTTCCGCCCGCAAGCCACCGGCGACAAGCGACTGAGCTTCGCCGCCAATCTGGACAAGGTCGGTTTCAACGCCTATCACGGCGCACCCGCTGCCGGGAATGTCAGCGGCGCGATCAGCGGCGATCTCGGTCAGGGCGAACTGCGTCTGGCCAGCGAAGATTTCATGCTGCATCTGGACCCGATCTTCGCCAAGCCCTGGACCTATCCGAAAGCCAACGCGCGTCTGACCTGGCGTCTGGATGAGAAAGCGTTCACGTTAATTGCGCCGTACATCAAGGTGCTCGGCGACGAAGGCAAGATTGCGGCGGATTTCCTGATTCGCATTCATCTGGATAATAGCCAGGAAGACTACATGGACCTGCGGGTCGGCATGGTCGATGGCGACGGGAGCTACACCAGCAAATACCTGCCGGCGGTGCTCAGCCCTGCGCTGGACGAGTGGCTGCGCACGGCGATTCTGGCGGGCAAGGTCGACCAGGGTTTCTTCCAGTACCAAGGCTCTCTGAACAAGGGCGCGCCAGACACCGCGCGGGTGATCAGCCTGTTCTTCAAAGTGCGTGACGCGACCCTGGCGTTCCAGCCGGGCTGGCCACAGCTGACCGGCGTCAACGGCAAGGTCTACGTGGAAAACAGCGGCGTGCGCATCAAGGCCAGCAAAGGCCAGTTGCTCAATACCCAGGTCAGCAACGTGTTGGTGAATATCCCGCATGTGCCGGCAGGGCAGGACAGTCATTTGCTGGTGGACGGTGACTTTGCCGGTGGTCTGGCTGATGGCGTGAAGATTCTCCAGGAAGCGCCCATCGGTACCGCCAGCACCTTTGCCGGCTGGCAAGGCGAGGGTCCGTTGCAAGGCAAGCTGAAGCTGGATATTCCGCTGGTCAAAGGCCAGGAGCCGAAGATCGCGGTGGATTTCAGTACCGACGGGGCGCGGCTGAAACTCAGCGATCCAGTCCTGGAACTGACACGGCTCAAGGGTGACTTCCGTTTTGACAACGCCAAGGGCCTGAGCGGCAAGGGCGTGCGGGCGCAAGCCTTTGATCGTCCGGTGACGGCGGAAATCGCCGCGGAGGGCAAGCCGGGGGCAAACATCACCCGAGTGGTCGCCAGTGGCCAGATCACGGTGCCCAAACTTACCGAATGGCTGGGCGTGACCCAGGCGCTGCCGGTGTCCGGCGATCTGCCGTATCAGCTGCAACTGACGCTGGGCAATGACAGCCAGTTGAAGATCAATTCCAGTCTCAAAGGCGTGGTTATCGATTTGCCGGCACCGTTTGGCAAAGCCGCCGATGAAAGCCGTGACAGCGAATTCCGCATGACCTTGCAAGGCGCCGAGCGCCGATATGGCCTCACCTATGCGAACCTCGCCAGTCTGGCGTTTGCCTCTCCCGCAGGGAAGCTGGCGGACGGGCGTGGTGAATTGTTCCTCGGCGACGGCGGTGCCATCGTTCCCGACGCCAAGGGGCTGCGTGTACGCGGTTCCCTGTCGGAACTGGACGTGGCGCCATGGCAAGCGGTTGTCGAACGTTACGCGGGCAATGATCCGGGTGGCAGCGCCAAACAGTTGGTCAACAATGTGGACCTGCAAATCGGCAAGCTCACCGCCATGGGCACCACCCTTGATCAAGCCAGTGTCCAGCTCAAGCGCAGCGACACGGCCTGGGGATTGTCGCTGGACAGCCAGCTGATCAAGGGCAGCGCAAGCATTCCCGACGCGAAAACCGCGCCCATCGGTATCGACCTGCTTTACGTGCGTCTGCCAGCTGCCGATCCGAATGCCGCAGTCATCGAAAACGCGCCGGACCCATTGGCCGATGTCGACCCGACCAAAATTCCGGCGATGAATATCAAGATCACTCAGGTGTTTCAGGGCGAGCAGTTGGTCGGCGCGTGGTCGCTGAAAACCCGGCCGACCGCGACCGGCATCCGCTTTCTGGATATGGACATGGGCCTCAAAGGCATGCTGTTGCAGGGCGAAGGCGTCTGGGAAGGCGCGCCGGGCTCCAGCAGCAGCTGGTACAAGGGCCGTCTGGATGGCAAGAATCTCGCTGACGTCCTCAAAGGCTGGGGATTTGCGCCGACGGTCACCAGTGAGGATTTCGAATTGAACGTCGATGGCCGCTGGCCCGGCTCTCCGGCCTGGGTCGCCCTCAAGCGTTTCTCCGGCAGCCTGGACGCAACCTTGCGCAGCGGCCAGTTCGTCGAAGTCGAAGGTGGAGCCGCAGCGCTGAGGGTCTTCGGTCTGCTTAACTTCAACTCCATTGGTCGCCGTCTGCGCCTGGATTTCTCGGATTTGCTTGGCAAAGGCCTGAGCTATGACCGGGTCAAAGGGTTGCTGGTGTCCAGTGATGGCGTCTACGTGACCCGCAAGCCGATCACCCTGGCCGGACCGTCGAGCAATCTGGAGCTGGACGGCACGTTGGACATGGTCAAGGACCGGGTCGACGCCAAGCTGTTGGTGACTTTGCCGGTGACCAATAACCTGCCGATTGCAGCGCTGATCGTCGGCGCTCCGGCCATTGGCGGCGCGCTGTTCCTGGTCGACAAGCTGCTGGGTGATCGGGTCGCGCGGTTTGCCAGCGTGCAATACAAGGTCGAAGGCCCGTGGAAAGAACCTAAGATCACCTTCGACAAGCCTTTTGAGAAACCTCAATAA
- the rng gene encoding ribonuclease G, with translation MSEEILINITPMESRVAVVENGVLQEVHVERTQRRGIVGNIYKGKVVRVLPGMQAAFIDIGLDRAAFIHASEISMREGPSVESISSLVHEGQSLVVQVTKDPIGSKGARLTTQLSIPSRYLVYMPRTAHVGISLKIEDEAERERLKKVVTDCVALEGIKEAGGFILRTAAEGAGADEILMDIRYLRRLWDQIGEQIKTASTPSVIYEDLGLALRTLRDLVSPRIEKIRIDSRETFQKTTQFVAELMPEIADRLEHYPGERPIFDLYGVEDEIQKALERKVPLKSGGYLVIDPAEAMSTIDVNTGAFVGHRNLEETIFKTNLEAATAIARQLRLRNLGGIIIIDFIDMEDGEHQRQVLRTLEKQLERDHAKTNIIGITELGLVQMTRKRTRESLEQVLCEPCSSCQGRGKLKTPETVCYEIFREILREARAYQAVGYRVLANQRVVDRLLDEESGNVAELEGFIGRTIRFQVETMYSQEQYDVVLL, from the coding sequence ATGAGTGAAGAGATCCTGATCAACATCACGCCGATGGAGTCGCGCGTGGCGGTGGTGGAAAACGGTGTTCTGCAGGAAGTCCACGTCGAGCGGACCCAGCGTCGCGGCATCGTCGGCAATATCTACAAAGGCAAGGTCGTGCGGGTATTGCCCGGCATGCAAGCTGCATTCATCGATATCGGCCTGGACCGGGCAGCGTTCATTCACGCCTCGGAAATATCCATGCGTGAAGGCCCGTCCGTGGAAAGCATCAGCTCGCTGGTCCACGAAGGTCAGAGTCTTGTGGTGCAGGTCACCAAGGACCCGATCGGCAGCAAAGGCGCGCGCCTGACCACGCAACTGTCGATCCCTTCGCGGTACCTGGTGTATATGCCGCGCACGGCGCATGTCGGTATTTCCCTGAAGATCGAGGATGAAGCCGAACGCGAGCGACTCAAGAAAGTCGTGACCGATTGCGTTGCCCTCGAAGGTATCAAGGAAGCGGGCGGGTTCATTCTGCGCACGGCAGCCGAAGGCGCCGGTGCCGACGAAATCCTCATGGACATTCGCTACCTGCGCAGGCTTTGGGATCAGATCGGCGAGCAAATCAAGACCGCCTCGACACCCAGCGTGATCTACGAAGACCTCGGCCTTGCGCTGCGCACCTTGCGCGATCTGGTCAGCCCGCGCATCGAGAAAATTCGCATCGACTCGCGGGAAACCTTCCAGAAAACCACGCAATTCGTTGCCGAACTGATGCCGGAAATCGCTGATCGTCTGGAACACTATCCGGGTGAGCGGCCGATTTTCGATCTGTACGGCGTCGAGGATGAAATCCAGAAGGCTCTGGAGCGCAAAGTCCCGCTCAAGTCGGGCGGCTATCTGGTGATCGATCCGGCCGAAGCCATGAGCACCATCGACGTCAATACCGGTGCGTTCGTCGGCCATCGCAACCTCGAAGAAACCATCTTCAAGACCAACCTGGAAGCGGCAACCGCGATTGCCCGCCAGCTGCGCCTGCGCAATCTGGGCGGCATCATCATCATCGATTTCATCGACATGGAAGACGGCGAGCACCAACGCCAGGTTCTGCGTACGCTGGAAAAACAGCTTGAGCGTGACCACGCCAAGACCAACATCATCGGCATCACCGAGCTGGGTCTGGTGCAGATGACCCGCAAGCGCACCCGCGAAAGCCTTGAACAGGTGTTGTGTGAGCCGTGCAGCAGTTGTCAGGGCCGTGGCAAGCTGAAGACCCCGGAAACCGTGTGTTACGAAATCTTCCGCGAGATCCTGCGCGAAGCGCGGGCCTATCAGGCGGTGGGTTATCGGGTGCTGGCCAACCAGCGTGTCGTGGATCGACTGCTCGATGAAGAGTCCGGAAACGTCGCGGAACTGGAAGGCTTCATTGGCCGTACCATTCGTTTTCAAGTAGAAACCATGTATTCCCAGGAACAATACGACGTGGTGTTGCTCTGA
- a CDS encoding Maf family protein, whose amino-acid sequence MPQLHLASGSPRRRELLTQIGVPFTVLSAQIDETPLPNEPAVAYVERLARGKAEAGLAQLSDDDACVMGADTAVVLDGRILGKPVDEADALAMLAALSGREHEVLTSIALIDRQRCETRTVSSRVRFRSIATHEAKAYWASGEPRDKAGSYAIQGLAAIFVEGLQGSYSAVVGLPLCETAELLGRFGIPCWQCLEGDKS is encoded by the coding sequence ATGCCCCAGCTTCATCTGGCTTCTGGCTCACCGCGCCGCCGTGAATTACTCACTCAGATCGGCGTGCCCTTCACTGTGCTCAGCGCGCAGATAGACGAAACCCCATTACCCAACGAGCCCGCCGTGGCCTATGTCGAGCGTCTGGCGCGCGGCAAGGCCGAGGCCGGGCTTGCGCAGCTGAGTGACGATGACGCTTGCGTCATGGGCGCCGACACTGCCGTGGTGCTCGATGGCCGGATCCTCGGCAAGCCGGTCGACGAAGCCGATGCGCTGGCCATGCTGGCGGCGCTGTCCGGGCGTGAGCATGAAGTGCTGACGTCCATTGCGCTGATCGACCGGCAACGCTGCGAAACCCGAACCGTCAGCAGTCGCGTCCGTTTTCGCAGCATCGCGACACATGAAGCAAAAGCTTACTGGGCCAGCGGCGAACCTCGGGACAAGGCTGGCAGCTATGCTATCCAGGGTCTGGCGGCGATCTTCGTCGAGGGCTTGCAAGGCAGTTATTCCGCTGTGGTTGGGCTGCCGCTGTGCGAAACCGCAGAACTGCTTGGCCGTTTCGGCATACCCTGTTGGCAATGCCTGGAAGGTGACAAGTCATGA
- the mreD gene encoding rod shape-determining protein MreD, whose product MVSLAPARNGWVVWLTFAIGLLLSVSPLPQFMEIFRPLWLALLLTFWILALPHKVGMTTAWMLGMMEDVLYGTLLGQNALILSLIAFLVMTLHQRLRMFPIWQQCLVLLVVFGLAQLAQLWLSALTGNRQPTLALVLPALVSALLWPWVSYGLRGLRKRLRIN is encoded by the coding sequence ATGGTTAGTCTCGCCCCGGCCCGCAATGGGTGGGTCGTCTGGCTCACTTTCGCGATTGGCCTGCTGTTGAGCGTTTCGCCGCTGCCACAGTTCATGGAAATCTTCCGGCCACTGTGGCTGGCGCTGTTGCTGACCTTCTGGATTCTGGCGCTGCCCCATAAAGTCGGCATGACCACCGCCTGGATGCTGGGCATGATGGAAGACGTGCTGTACGGCACGCTGCTGGGGCAGAATGCGTTGATCCTCAGTCTGATCGCGTTTCTGGTCATGACCTTGCATCAACGCCTGCGAATGTTCCCCATCTGGCAGCAATGCCTCGTTCTCCTGGTCGTGTTCGGTCTCGCCCAACTGGCGCAACTGTGGCTCAGCGCCCTGACCGGCAACCGCCAGCCGACTCTTGCCCTGGTGCTGCCAGCCTTGGTCAGCGCACTGTTGTGGCCTTGGGTCAGTTATGGCCTGCGCGGGTTGCGCAAGCGTTTGAGAATCAACTAA